In Arthrobacter sp. StoSoilB5, one genomic interval encodes:
- a CDS encoding ABC transporter ATP-binding protein codes for MVADEQVLEVEGHPCVVVDRAAMEYRVVTTDSEAVAQERRDTSFLSRLGRRPNTVTVRALYELSLVVERGESVGIIGRNGSGKSTLMKLISGQMRPTSGAIFASSTPIMLGVNAALMPDLSGHQNVVLGCLAMGMSRQEVEAKFASIVELCGLEDSIYLPMKSYSSGMASRLRFAIAASIDPEILLVDEALNTGDAQFGDRSKRRMDQLREQAGCVFLVSHSLDTITKMCSRVLWLDKGHLIMDGEPEETVRAYQDFTGNLAKGNNLSAARVRDEARANLQMTEVLARSKMRRSRA; via the coding sequence ATGGTCGCGGATGAGCAAGTCCTGGAGGTTGAAGGCCACCCGTGCGTGGTGGTTGACCGTGCTGCGATGGAATACCGTGTGGTCACAACGGACTCGGAAGCAGTTGCGCAAGAACGCCGGGACACCAGTTTCCTGAGCCGGCTGGGCCGCAGGCCAAACACCGTGACGGTACGCGCGCTTTACGAACTGTCCTTGGTGGTTGAACGCGGCGAGTCCGTGGGAATCATCGGCCGCAACGGCTCTGGCAAGAGCACTCTGATGAAACTCATAAGCGGTCAGATGCGTCCAACCTCCGGAGCGATCTTCGCTTCAAGTACACCGATCATGCTCGGTGTGAATGCTGCGCTGATGCCCGACTTGTCCGGGCACCAAAATGTGGTCCTCGGCTGCCTAGCCATGGGCATGAGCCGGCAGGAAGTCGAGGCCAAGTTCGCGAGCATCGTTGAACTCTGTGGGCTGGAAGATTCCATTTACCTGCCCATGAAGTCATATTCATCGGGCATGGCCTCGCGACTCCGCTTCGCCATCGCCGCGAGCATCGACCCCGAGATTCTTCTGGTGGACGAAGCCCTGAACACTGGTGACGCCCAGTTCGGCGATCGAAGCAAGCGTCGGATGGACCAACTGCGCGAACAGGCTGGCTGTGTCTTCCTGGTCAGCCACTCCCTGGACACCATCACCAAGATGTGCAGCCGGGTCCTCTGGCTGGACAAGGGACACCTGATCATGGATGGCGAACCGGAAGAGACCGTTCGCGCTTATCAGGACTTCACCGGTAATTTGGCCAAGGGAAACAACCTCTCCGCTGCACGTGTCCGCGACGAAGCTCGTGCCAATCTGCAAATGACTGAAGTCCTGGCAAGGAGCAAGATGCGCAGGAGCCGGGCATGA
- a CDS encoding ABC transporter permease has product MSAKKALLPEPALVQPLAVDMRRLTRVGARPGFLDYLVQLWDFREFIFYDARARVQSGTRRDRLGSAWLLLNPIFNGLTYYVIFGILLQTSGGIENYVGYLVIGIFIFQGTSGAITSGARSIHSNKSVVQAFNFPRATLPIGMNIREMMSNVPLILAMLLIITLIPPVEKITWLWLLIIPALLLQSVFNLGVGLILARIISRVHDATHLLPFFMRAWMYGSAIFYSYEKFVTHPDLLAVLKMNPLFNVIDILRDCILYAESPTWQSWATLAVWALGALLVGMVFFWQGEESYGRG; this is encoded by the coding sequence ATGTCGGCGAAGAAAGCACTACTGCCCGAGCCAGCACTGGTACAACCACTGGCTGTGGACATGCGCCGCCTGACGCGCGTTGGTGCGCGCCCGGGCTTTCTGGACTATCTGGTTCAGCTCTGGGACTTCCGTGAGTTCATTTTTTATGACGCCCGCGCCAGGGTGCAGAGCGGCACGCGACGAGACCGCTTGGGTAGCGCATGGTTGCTGCTCAACCCGATCTTCAACGGCCTGACGTACTACGTTATTTTCGGCATCCTGCTCCAGACCAGCGGCGGCATTGAGAATTACGTCGGCTATCTGGTGATTGGAATCTTCATATTCCAGGGCACATCGGGAGCCATAACAAGCGGTGCCCGTTCCATCCACAGCAATAAGTCCGTGGTCCAGGCTTTCAATTTTCCCAGGGCCACTTTGCCGATCGGCATGAACATCCGGGAAATGATGTCCAACGTGCCGCTGATCCTCGCGATGCTTTTGATCATTACCCTGATCCCGCCGGTCGAGAAAATCACGTGGCTGTGGCTACTGATCATCCCGGCACTTTTGCTTCAGTCAGTCTTCAATCTTGGCGTGGGACTGATTCTGGCCCGCATCATTTCGCGCGTCCACGATGCTACCCATCTACTGCCGTTCTTCATGCGCGCGTGGATGTATGGCTCCGCAATCTTCTACTCCTACGAGAAGTTCGTGACACACCCCGACCTTCTTGCCGTTCTAAAGATGAACCCGTTGTTCAACGTCATCGACATCCTTCGGGATTGCATCCTTTACGCCGAATCACCCACCTGGCAGTCCTGGGCGACCCTGGCCGTCTGGGCATTGGGTGCACTTCTTGTGGGTATGGTCTTCTTCTGGCAAGGGGAGGAGTCCTATGGTCGCGGATGA
- a CDS encoding glycosyltransferase family 4 protein — protein MIQILKNIALTAGTVSEHLTESPFVLFLQVLRRLPSRIVRPLARFVARLAPNSARPLFLLASHAAGDTAGLTRRFEHAVRAGLDGERARRAAEVAIAAGQPAWADVFLPLAAGATRTPATLARRKWYDGDMSGAVVVLAGEPGGTGKQRQRLESEVRVFQGWRPQLTASAVKPQPRRVLHLLTNSVPHTGSGYARRSHSILTAQQDAGWEAMAVTRLGYPVQIGALTARQYDVVDGVRYERLLPARMQPSMHGRLQQQAEGILSLARDFRPSVLHTTTHFVNGLVAREVAKALDVPWAYEVRGQLADTWASTRGEEARRSERYKLFTEREADVMQSADLVVTLGESMKHNIVAMGVPDSKILICPNAVGGAYLEEPLNHGDARRALGLDPDGLYIGTVSSLVDYEGLDDLVTAFALLAPRLPQLKLVLVGDGTAAPALQDQVRRLGLSERTIFTGRVPPEQARLYHLALDIFVVPRKDLAVTRAVTPLKPVEALAAGRPVVASNLDALREIVHDGVNGRVANAEDPGGLAEVLYELLDDDGLRKRLGAAGRQEVLATRTWQANAQAYIRAYENLGV, from the coding sequence GTGATCCAAATCCTCAAGAACATTGCGCTGACTGCAGGAACCGTGTCAGAGCACCTCACCGAGTCGCCGTTTGTTTTGTTCCTCCAGGTCCTTCGCCGACTGCCGTCCAGGATCGTTAGGCCGCTGGCTCGCTTCGTGGCCAGGTTGGCGCCCAATTCCGCCCGTCCTCTCTTCCTGCTGGCCAGCCACGCTGCGGGGGACACTGCTGGACTTACCCGTCGGTTTGAGCATGCTGTCCGCGCCGGCCTTGATGGCGAACGCGCCCGAAGGGCTGCAGAAGTAGCCATCGCTGCCGGCCAGCCAGCGTGGGCGGATGTCTTCCTGCCCCTCGCCGCAGGGGCGACGCGGACTCCGGCGACCCTCGCCAGGCGCAAGTGGTACGACGGCGACATGAGTGGCGCCGTCGTCGTCCTCGCTGGCGAGCCGGGCGGGACTGGAAAACAGCGGCAGCGGCTTGAGTCCGAAGTCCGCGTCTTCCAAGGGTGGCGTCCGCAGCTGACTGCGTCTGCAGTGAAACCGCAACCGCGCAGGGTCCTGCACCTGCTGACGAATTCCGTGCCGCACACCGGAAGTGGCTATGCCCGGCGCAGCCACTCGATCCTCACCGCCCAACAGGACGCCGGTTGGGAAGCCATGGCCGTAACCCGCCTGGGTTACCCCGTGCAGATCGGCGCCTTGACAGCGCGCCAGTATGACGTCGTCGATGGCGTGCGCTACGAACGTCTCTTGCCTGCCCGGATGCAGCCATCCATGCATGGTCGCTTACAGCAGCAGGCCGAAGGCATCTTGTCCCTTGCCCGAGACTTCAGGCCGTCGGTTCTCCACACCACCACACACTTCGTCAACGGCCTGGTGGCCCGGGAAGTTGCAAAAGCCCTGGACGTCCCCTGGGCCTACGAGGTCCGTGGGCAATTGGCTGACACGTGGGCCTCGACGCGCGGCGAGGAAGCTCGCCGGAGTGAACGGTACAAGCTCTTTACCGAACGCGAAGCCGACGTCATGCAGAGCGCGGACCTCGTGGTGACGCTCGGCGAATCCATGAAACACAACATCGTGGCCATGGGCGTCCCGGACAGCAAAATCCTGATATGCCCCAACGCCGTGGGCGGCGCGTACCTGGAAGAACCGCTTAATCACGGCGATGCGCGGCGGGCTTTGGGATTGGACCCGGACGGGCTTTACATCGGGACAGTAAGCAGCCTTGTCGACTACGAGGGCCTCGACGATCTGGTCACTGCATTTGCGCTGCTTGCGCCACGACTGCCACAGTTGAAGCTGGTTTTGGTCGGGGACGGCACTGCCGCGCCCGCGCTTCAGGACCAAGTCCGGCGCTTGGGACTATCGGAACGGACCATCTTCACGGGGCGTGTCCCTCCGGAGCAGGCTCGCCTGTACCACTTGGCGCTGGATATTTTTGTGGTTCCACGCAAGGACTTGGCTGTTACCCGGGCCGTGACGCCGCTCAAACCTGTGGAGGCCCTGGCCGCCGGCCGGCCTGTGGTGGCCAGCAACCTGGACGCCTTGCGGGAGATAGTGCACGACGGCGTAAACGGCAGGGTGGCGAACGCTGAAGATCCCGGGGGACTGGCTGAGGTGTTGTACGAATTGCTTGATGATGACGGTTTACGGAAGCGGCTTGGCGCCGCGGGCAGGCAGGAAGTATTGGCCACGAGGACGTGGCAGGCAAATGCCCAGGCATACATCCGGGCTTATGAAAATTTGGGCGTCTAA